The Triticum aestivum cultivar Chinese Spring chromosome 7B, IWGSC CS RefSeq v2.1, whole genome shotgun sequence genome window below encodes:
- the LOC123162588 gene encoding polyadenylate-binding protein-interacting protein 8, whose translation MVAVAAEGPIRADAVPAAAGAGAERADAAAAGGAAAAKAREDEVREYKSDVRKLEELFKKLNPSAEEFVPLSRRQGDGARRLSADAPVFVSPAIDYYAPHHPFQHQQMHVLQVVGGGGGAGRDSSSDGSANGQPNRRRRNGFNQGRRRMGVRPRRTDREDSVRRTVYVSDIDQHVTEQKLAEVFSNCGQVVDCRICGDPNSVMRFAFIEFADDVGARAALTLGGTILGFYPVRVLPSKTAILPVNPKFLPRTEDEKEMVSRTVYCTNIDKNVPEDVVKNFFEGICGEVARLRLLGDYVHATCIAFVEFVQAEGAILALNCSGMLLGSLPVRVSPSKTPVRPRSPRAMSH comes from the exons ATGGTTGCCGTGGCGGCCGAGGGCCCGATCCGCGCCGACGCCGTGCCGGCGGCGGCCGGGGCCGGCGCGGAGAGGGCCGATGCGGCGgccgcgggcggggcggcggcggccaaggccAGGGAGGACGAGGTCAGGGAGTACAAGAGTGacgtgaggaagctggaggagctgTTCAAGAAGCTGAACCCCTCCGCGGAGGAGTTCGTGCCGCTCTCCCGCCGCCAGGGGGACGGCGCACGCCGCCTGTCGGCCGACGCGCCCGTCTTCGTCTCGCCCGCGATCGACTACTATGCGCCCCACCACCCGTTCCAGCATCAGCAGATGCACGTGCTGCAGGTGGTCGGTGGCGGGGGCGGAGCGGGTAGAGACTCCAGCAGCGACGGATCCGCCAACGGCCAGCCGAATCGACGG AGAAGGAATGGCTTCAACCAGGGGAGACGTAGGATGGGAGTTCGGCCAAGGCGAACTGATAGGGAGGATAGTGTACGGCGAACTGTCTATGTCTCAGACATTGATCAACAT GTCACTGAACAGAAGCTTGCTGAGGTTTTCTCAAACTGTGGTCAA GTGGTAGATTGCCGTATCTGTGGTGATCCAAACTCAGTGATGCGTTTTGCTTTTATCGAGTTCGCCGATGATG TCGGTGCAAGAGCAGCTCTAACGCTTGGTGGAACCATTCTTGGTTTTTATCCTGTCAGAGTTCTGCCATCTAAGACTGCAATTTTGCCTGTGAACCCCAAATTTCTTCCTCGA ACAGAGGACGAGAAAGAAATGGTATCCAGGACTGTGTACTGTACTAACATTGACAAAAAT GTTCCAGAGGATGTTGTGAAGAATTTCTTTGAGGGAATTTGTGGGGAG GTTGCTCGACTGAGGCTGCTTGGTGATTACGTGCATGCCACGTGCATTGCCTTTGTTGAGTTTGTTCAG GCAGAAGGAGCAATTTTGGCCCTGAACTGCAGTGGCATGCTTCTTGGCTCGCTTCCTGTCAG GGTGAGCCCATCCAAGACCCCAGTCCGCCCCCGTTCGCCTCGTGCGATGTCGCACTGA